CATATATCCCTTGAGAAATATGAAAGTGAACACCTATAATTATATTCGTTCAGGCGGTACAAGGGATTTCTCAGACTATTACATGGCCCGCAAGGACTCTGTTATTTTTAATTCATCCCTGCTCAAGAACATTGTATTTGCACGGCATAATCTGGTCACGGACCAATCATTTAATGAATTTAATGTGGTTTTCTGCCGAAATGTACTCATTTACTTCAATCGAGAGCTGCAGAATCGGGTATATCATCTCCTGCATGACAGTCTAGCGCTGCTTGGTTTTCTTGTACTGGGAGACAAGGAATCGATGCTGTTTAATAGTCATAGCCACAAATATGAAACGCTTGACAGGCGTGAGAAGCTGTATCGAAAGATCCAATGAATAGTCACCTGATGGACTGAAGAACCTGCTAACATTGCGGGTTCTTTTTTTTAGTGCAGCAACATTGATTTCAAGATTCCTGGGTATGATGAAATTGATTCGTCTAACAAGTAATTTTCAGAAAAACTTGAAAAAGTACAATTAGAGAGATAAAATTGATATGTATACATATAATTTGTATAACAATTATGGAGGCAGAAAGATGAAAGCTATAGGCAATGAAGAAAAGTATGGCTATGCGATAACAAGAACTAGCCGAGCTGTGCTTCGGTTTCTTACTGGGTATTTAAGGAGCTATGCGATCACCCCTGAGCAATGGACTGTAGTAAAGAGAGTGTACGAGCATGATGGTATTACGCAAAAAGAGTTAGCAGCCATCTCAGATAAAGATCCGGCAACGCTTGCTAAAATATTGGACATACTGGAAAGGGAAGGACTGATTGTTCGGAAGACAAATAAGGAGGATCGGAGATCCTATCTCATATACATTACAGATCAAGGCGTCAAATTAAGAGATGAGGTATATGAACATCTGGAACAGGTATTCAGCAAGGTTCTTGACGGAATACCGCAGGATGAGCTGGCTGTCTTCAACAAAGTGTTGGGTCAGATTGAAGATAATGCAGCTGCTCATACCGTACATTTTTAGTAGGAAATCGAGGTAACAAGTATGGATAATTACAACAATCATAAAATCAGCAAATATCAAAAATCCACCGAAAGACGCCGTGCGAAGCACATCATTCCGGCGGAAAGAAAATATAGAGATGCATTTGCAATCAAGCCGATTCCTTTAAATTGGTTTCGAGGAATTGGATCCGCTATAAGTGTAGGTATACCTTCCATATTAGGGTTTCTGAGTGGAAATCCGAGTCTAGGCATACTGGCATCCATCGGCGGCTTTACTTTTTTGTATGTATCGAATGAAACCTATGCTCAGCGTGCGATCCGCTTATTCTGGGTTGCGCTTGGCTTGACTGCCGCGTTAACGCTGGGTGCCTTATGCTCTTACAATGTGCCGCTAATGGTCTTCATGTTTGGTCTTGTTGGGGCATTATCTGTCTTTATATTCAATCTTTTTCGAATTACAGGTCCTGGGGGGATGTTTTTTGTCCTTGCCTATTCAGTCGGAACGTCCATGCCGCACGATCCAAGTACATTACCGTTAAGCGCACTGTGTGTACTGCTTGGCGGTCTGTTTGCTTGGATTGTGGGGATGTTCGGTTATCTGATCGTTCCTTATGGACCAGAGAACAAATCAGTGTCTGCTGTATATCAGAGCTTATCCAAGCTGCTCTCTGCGATCGGGACAGAGCAATTCACGGATCTTCAGCATCAGAGCGCTTCACTCATGAAGCAGGCAGAACGCACCTTAACGAATGGTAAAGTCATTGGCTCGCGAAATAATCAGTACTTAGAAAAATTAAAAAGATTAAATCTGCAAGCGAGCGATATATTTATATCCATCATCGATGTCTCCATGGAGAGCAAAAATGCGGCAGAGGACGGGCTGGCACATGCATTGCAGAGGCTGAGCCATGCCATCCACACAAGAGATGCTAGAGTTCGTTTGAACCACTCCATGGAAGAAGAATATGAGGGTTCGTTACACAATTTGTATGCTCATATTGAAGCGGCGTATGATATGTTAACGAGAGAAGCTGAT
This sequence is a window from Paenibacillus urinalis. Protein-coding genes within it:
- a CDS encoding MarR family winged helix-turn-helix transcriptional regulator, with the translated sequence MKAIGNEEKYGYAITRTSRAVLRFLTGYLRSYAITPEQWTVVKRVYEHDGITQKELAAISDKDPATLAKILDILEREGLIVRKTNKEDRRSYLIYITDQGVKLRDEVYEHLEQVFSKVLDGIPQDELAVFNKVLGQIEDNAAAHTVHF
- a CDS encoding FUSC family protein; the protein is MDNYNNHKISKYQKSTERRRAKHIIPAERKYRDAFAIKPIPLNWFRGIGSAISVGIPSILGFLSGNPSLGILASIGGFTFLYVSNETYAQRAIRLFWVALGLTAALTLGALCSYNVPLMVFMFGLVGALSVFIFNLFRITGPGGMFFVLAYSVGTSMPHDPSTLPLSALCVLLGGLFAWIVGMFGYLIVPYGPENKSVSAVYQSLSKLLSAIGTEQFTDLQHQSASLMKQAERTLTNGKVIGSRNNQYLEKLKRLNLQASDIFISIIDVSMESKNAAEDGLAHALQRLSHAIHTRDARVRLNHSMEEEYEGSLHNLYAHIEAAYDMLTREADTPAEDSMTLGDSKPSILNLLRNAFRPDSTILYTSLRYGLVLLVVAAIAYGFHFDRSYWVPLSSAAVMAGGTYIGTVYRGLQRSAGTIIGILIGAAVLWYEPIGIVIPLTLMIFQFIVELIYGRNYALAVLFLTPSTLLIGTTIQPALTAGYFISARIIDIIIGSIIAIVGSLLLWRTRASRKLPEAMSHAVQKEGELLLAILNEDPVHDKELQEHDLRNALIQLRLVYDDAFAESIKKSGRIAVLWPAVADCLHLGYVLLAAANKNETEAISDEDRHEFRRYFEMLTQSIKDKREPVEMNLPWLSKFPAIYEDIVQLQHSLHIGEKATS